From Procambarus clarkii isolate CNS0578487 chromosome 73, FALCON_Pclarkii_2.0, whole genome shotgun sequence, one genomic window encodes:
- the LOC138356526 gene encoding uncharacterized protein: MRSRYRAKIEADRKKLRELIAVYNEDNTEKLSVDIDEEGNFPWYNDTPQPTDNVTLQEKRNAAEKLHMYNRTMEEQNVIQLEMKSYLDFYRKKLEITQRLDDVQNKSAPPSWIIEEQGKYSIKKSSFQHVTSGLTALLLNMKKLYQIKLFEATNLFSEDREVEYNKFQTDSQDSEDSETDSDNSVVSIESQTDNQEMEETLFPLI; this comes from the exons ATGAGATCACGATACCGTGCAAAGATTGAAGCAGACAGGAAAAAGTTGAGGGAACTGATAGCGGTCTACAATGAAGACAATACAGAAAAACTTAGTGTGGACATTGATGAAGAGGGCAACTTTCCATGGTATAATGACACTCCTCAACCAACTGATAATG TTACTCTTCAAGAAAAGAGAAATGCTGCAGAAAAGCTGCATATGTACAACAGGACTATGGAAGAACAAAATGTCATTCAACTGGAAATGAAAAGTTACTTGGATTTCTACAGAAAAAAGCTTGAGATAACACAAAGACTAGATGATGTACAAAACAAAAGTGCTCCACCCTCTTGGATAATTGAA GAACAGGGTAAATACTCAATAAAGAAGTCATCATTCCAGCATGTAACCAGTGGACTTACGGCCCTCTTGCTAAATATGAAAAAATTGTATCAAATTAAACTATTTGAGGCAACTAACCTGTTTTCTGAAGACAGGGAAGTAGAGTACAACAAATTTCAAACAGACAGTCAAGATTCCGAGGATTCTGAGACCGACAGTGACAACAGTGTAGTCAGTATTGAGTCACAGACTGACAACCAAGAAATGGAAGAAACACTCTTCCCTTTGATTTGA